The nucleotide sequence ACTTTTCAACAGTATTTTTCTGCAATCCTTTGCTGAGAAAAAACAAAACTGAACATATAAGCAGCATTCCCAGAATTAAGACACTCTTTTTTTTCAATATATCACTCTTTTCCAAATCACTTCTATTTACTATTATTTAATGTTGAATTTATCTTGCCTCGGTTTACTATAATAGCACCCATTGCAATTAGTAAGATTCCCAAGAAAATTAGTACTTCGCTGTCTATTGGTGAACCTGTTTGAGGTAATGTGGGTTTAGCTTCTCCAGGTGCTTCAAATTTATATGCTGGTAATTCCTTAGCTTTTATATCACTGGCATAAAAGTCGTATTTACCTGTACTTTTATACTGCTGCAAGGTGTAAAGTGCTCTTAGTGCTTGTTCTGTGGCTATATAATTATTGCCGCCGGTTAATTCATGTTTATATTGTCCTTCGGTTCCTTTGAAGGATATAAGTGCAGAAACTAAATCTCCTTCTGCCTTTGTGAACTTTTCACCCTCAGGATTTTCTCCTACCGCTGCAAGTCCTATGATAGCAAAGCTTTGACTTTCACTGAAAATACCAAAGTTATCAGCTAAATATCCCTTTTCGTTCTGAAGCCTTGAAAGGCTGGCAACAGCCTTAGATACCGCTTCTTTTACAGAGGGATAATTGTCATTATTATAAGGTGCCAAGGCACTGAGTACTAGACCTGTTATGTCAGGATTAATAGAATCTCCGCTAAAAGCCCAGCCTGTGTTTCCATCTTTTACTATAACCTTTTGCAGTATGTGGTTTATAAATTTTTCTTTTGATAACTTATACTCTTCTTGAACATTTGCGTAATTATATACAATCAAGGCAAAGGCTGCGTCATTCACCAAGAAGTTCTCTATCTCTCTGTTTAGAAGCTCAGCCACAAGATCTTTTCCTGCAAAATTATAAGGTGTATAGCCAAGAGCAGTGAGGTTCAATATAAGTTTTTCTAAGTCAGTATTTGAGTAATACTCAATACCGTCATTTAATATAGTCTCTGCATTTTCTTTGATGAAGGCCTCTCCAGCTTTTAAGCCAAACTTTTGCAGGGTTATAGCCGCCCATGGATCCTCAGAATTGTCTTTAATATAGTCCCTTACATAAGCAAACTCACTATCTATATCCTTTATAACCGTAGGAATCTCCTCTTCAATAGGCTGTTCTTCCTGAGGTTTTCCACTGTCAGCTTGAAAATCTATCACTATACTGTTATCAGCCACTATTAGCGGGACCTTATCTGCCTGAAAGTCACTAACTTCCAAAATATGACTTCCATAGGTTAAACCTTGAGGTATGGTAACGGAGTTTCCTGTAACACTATATTCTGTTCCATCAATTTTAACTTTGCTTAGGCCATTTATGGCATTTACCACCGGCTTACCTGTTTGCCAGTCTAAATAGGTATTGCTTAAAGAAATTGTAACTTCCTTACCTTCTTCTGTGGTTGAGCAAACAATATGATTTACAATAGCAGTGTTAAAATCTCCATAATACAATATAAGCTTATCTCCGCTTTCCAAGCTAAAGCCATCGATACCAGTCATAATATCTACATATGCTCCCTTACGGTTTACCGTATACAGCCAGCCGTCACTTCCATTAAAGTATTTTTCCTTTACTTCACCAATTTCGCTTATGTATTGTCCCCCCCAAGAGGCTGATTTCATTGTAAGGTTAATACCTTTGTCCTCTAAAACCTCCTTTAAGGCTTCCAGGGCGTTGCTCTTTGTTGATATTCCTTCTGTAATTATTTTGTCGTAGCTGTTTACTACTACCTTTACAGAAAAACTCCCCTCTTCAGCCTTAGCTATTGCCTCATATCCAAATAATAGTTGGGTTACTGTGAAGACAAAAGCCAATATGAAATTTGAAATTTTACTTTTCATTATTCCATCTCCTTTATTCTTTTATATAAGTTATGATCACTCTCTTTTTAAATCTATATAAGACCTTGTACAGATTTTCAAAGAGAATAATTGCAAATACAAAGTTTCCGCCGGCATGAATGATATCAAAGGTTAAACCAGTGATATATGCTGCCAAAATCTTTTCAAGGGTTAATGGACGTATAAACCCAAGCACATGCCATAAGTTCATTATCCAGTCAAAGATAAAACCGTAAAAAAAGCACAGCATTGCAAAGCCTTCAGAAGACATCTTCTTGTTTTTATGGGAGTTTTTAATACCAATGGTACCTGAGATAAAGCCTATCAGCCCCCAAGCAAACATCTGCCAAGGAGTCCAAGGTCCCTGTCCCAGAAATATATTTGATATAAAGGCTGTTGTAGTTCCCACTAAAAAGCCTTCATAGGGACCAAATACATAGCCTGACAGGGCCACAAAAAAAGTTGTGGGCTGGACATTAGGTAGAGCTGCAAATGGCACTCTGGCTGCACCTCCAAAGGCACTCAGGGTTCCTATTATTGCAATTTCCTTTGTTCCCATATTGCTTTTTTCAAAATACAGGTAGCTAAAGGACAATATAAGTAGTACAGCAAATATTATCATTAGACTATAATCTCTCATTCTGCTGCCATATATAAATCCCAAACCCATAAGTACAAGCATCAGCAGAATACTTACTAGCATGATAAACTTTCTCATTACTCCTTCATCTCCACATACTGATTTGCTATGAACATATTTGCAGCCTTATCCCTGAACAACCTGTTCAAGCTTGTAGTAAAGTAAATTCCTTCCCCCATAACCTCTTGATGGTTTCCTCTAGCTGCTATTCTACCGTTAAAAAGCAATAAAAATTCTCTGCAGAATTTTGCTGCAAATTCCATGTCATGAGTGACCAGCAAGATGGTCGTACCATTTTGGTTCAAGCTGTCTAAAAGCTCCCCTAACTTCACCTTTGCACTATAGTCAAGTCCTCTGGTGGGCTCATCCAATACAAGAATCTTTGGTTTTGTTACCAGTATAGAAGCAATAGCCAACCGCTGTTTTTCTCCTCCACTGAGCTCTCTGGGGTTTTTATTCTTTAGATGGATTATGTCAAGCCTCTCCAGTATTTCATCAATAGCTGAATAATCTTTAATCTCATAATTATTCAAAGTAAATTTGAGCTCTTCATAGACAGTGTCTTGGGATATATAATCATTTGGATTTTGAGAAACATAGCCTATTATCTTTGAAATTTCCTTTAATCTAAGCTTTTTAACTTCCTTGTGAAAAAGCTTAAGACTACCCTCATAAGGGCTCAAGCCCATAATAGTTCTTAGTAAAGTGCTCTTACCGGCACCATTTGAGCCCATTATCCCCAAGAAATCTCCGGTCTTTATGGTTAAGTTTATTTTTTTCAATGCCTGTATATTGCCGTAGCTGCAGCTTAAATTTCTTATATTTATGCATTCTTCGGTATTACCTTGTTCTTTATACTCTAGGGGTTTTATTACAAATTCTTTAGCTGCAATTAATTTCCTCATGGCTCTAAAATTCTCCGGAGCCTTTTTAAGCTCCATTCGCTTAGCCAGTTTCAGATATTCAGGAAAGAATTCCTCCTGTGTCTGCTCATACATTTCCTCTTTACTCCCCATGAATTTTACTGCCCCATCATCCATAATTACAACCCTGTCTGCAATTTCAAACCATTTATCAATTCTCTGCTCAATTACGATGATGGTTACCCCCAGTTCCTCATTTATCTTTTTCACCAGTGAAATTACTTCCTCTGCGGCAGATGGGTCCAGCTGAGAGGTTGGTTCGTCTAAAATTATGCATTCAGGCAGGTAGGCAATGGCGGAGGTTATAGCAACCCGCTGCTTTTGCCCACCGGATAGAGTTATAATATCTCTTTGAGCAAGATCAGTAATGTTGGAAAACTGCATAGCTTCCCAAACCCTTCTCTCTATTGTCCCTTCTGCCACTGCCACATTCTCAAGTCCAAAGGCTATTTCTCTGTGAACCCTATTCATCATTAACTGTCTTTCCGGATCTTGAAAGACCATGGTAATCTCTTTAGCCCGTTCCATCTGCGGCATATCTGCTAATGCTTTCCCCTTTACCAGCACCTCCCCCTTAATTTTTCCTCCATAAAATTGAGGTACCGCTCCAGTTATAGCCTTGCCCATGGTAGACTTTCCGGACCCGGACTTTCCCATTACAAAAAGGATTTCTCCTCTTTCGATTTTCAGGTTTATATTATTAAGACTTTTGGTTTCCTCACCGGGGTACCAATAGTCTAAATTTCTAAGTTCTATGTAAGTCATTATTTAATCTCCTTACTATTCCAGTTTAAACTAAAGGTAAATATAAATGCGGTGACAATAAAGCATATTATAAAAACACCGAAATTTATTATTTCTCCAAAACTAAAATTATTATAAATATCAAAGTTGTCCACGCCCTTAAGTTTTACAATGGTAAAGGTGACTATAAGCATTAAAATATGAAAACTCAAAATAAAATCTTTTTTCCCAAATCTCTGTCTTTCATATACCGTCCTCTTTCCACTTAAGAAACCTCTTACATAGGCTGCTTCCCCAATATCAAAAGCTCCCTCCATAGAGGATTCCAATAGAATTGCCAATATAGGGTTATAGCTCTTGATCTGTTCCTTCAGGCTTTTTTTATCGTAATTAACTCCCCGGAGGCTGTATACTTCCTTTAAGCTGGCTGTTCGTTTTTTCATGGTTGGAAAAAGTTTAAAAGAAACCATCAACAGTAAAGTAGCTTTAGGCAATTTGCTTGAAAAATAAGATACTGCAGCGTCATTATCCACAATTATTTCTATGATGGAAAAAACATGAAGGATTAAAAGAAGCTTAAAGGAAAATACCAGTGCATAGATTAAAGCTTCTAAGGTAAAACTTCTGTTATTAATGTTAAATAGCACAATACTTCCATTGCTATTGAATACAAAATTTATAATTATAGAGACAAGGGCAAAGGGCAAAAAGTACTTCAGTCCTGCTTTAAATTTTGTCCTATTAGCTGTTTCATAAAAAATTCCAACACAAAATATGAAAACACTTAATAAAATCAGTGGATTATCTGTAGCAAATATTATAAAAATCATTAAAAGTATAAAGCAAAGAGCAGTTAACACATGTATATCCTTAGAATAATTATTCATAGTTCCCCCTAATAAAATCCAATAGCTTTTTAGTTAAGCATTTTAATGTAATCAATAAAAAAACCGTGCCAAAGGGCACGGTAAATAAACCTGTAGCAGGCTTAGCACTTACCCTCCCTCCGAAGGCAGTCAATCTTCTTCAAATACATAAGATATCCTGGCTTACACCTCATCCTGCTGGTACCCTTCCCTGATTTCCATCAAGTGGTTATGTACCCATCGTCAGTGAATACAGTAGCGGGGGCTGTTGCGGATTCTCACCGCATTCCCTCATGTATTTTGAAATTCAGTTTTATTTAAGTCTATCATCATTTCCCAATTAGTTCAAGGATAAATTTAATATTTTCTTCAACATTGGGAAACAATAAGTCCAAAGGAAGGTGATACAATGTTTATTACAAGCATTTCTCTATCTTATGTTTTAGCTGGTGTTTCTGTAGCATTTATTCTGGCATTTTTATATTTTAAAGTATTAGTGGTAAAGAGTTCCGACAAAAACCAAAGTCATGATAGAATTCTAGGCTCAATGAAAGACCCGGATACCTGGAGAAGAAAAAATAACACTATGTCCTATGTAAGCCTATTCTGGGCAGTAGTGGCTGCAGCGGCCTTCGTATACCTAAAATATTATGTACCCTCCACACTTGTTTCTATATGGTATTTAGCCGCCTTTACCGCAGTTCTTTTTGTCAGCTTTGGTTTATTTGGGATTAGCAAAAGGAAAGCTCATTAAAAAATTAATGGCGGAGAAAACGGAGAACACAAAAGTATTCTATTATTTTAAAAAAGCTTATTTGATAATGTGACCTTATTTAAGACATAATCCATTGTGGTTATGTCTTTTATTTATTAAAAAATATGATAAATGTTAATGTAATCATGGTATAATATGGATTAATTGCAGTTTAAGTTTATATACCTAATCTTTAGAATAAAAGTGTTGAAGGACATGTATTTCTATGTTACTTGTCCTTCAACACTTTTTTATAACAGAGCAATATAATATCAAATCGCTTATATTCCTAAATGGATTTATCTATAGGAGCACAATTTCCTCTTCCACTCCGCATACAAAATTTATATATCTTGCAAGTGTAAAGAAGAAATCTGACAGCCTATTTATATATTTATAACAAGCTCCGTATTCCTTTGTTTCTCTGCTTTCGATAAGCCTTGCAAAAACTCTCTCACACCTTCTGGTTACTGTCCTTACAACATGACAGTACACCGCCTCTTCTACTCCGCTGTAGTATAGAAACTTTTTTAACAGGGGCATGGTTTCTGTCATCTTATCGATGTTCTCTTCTAAAAACTTCAAATTATCTTCATTAATGAAAGCCTTAGTAAAATTATTGGACAATTCGGCTCCTATTTTGTACAAGTCATACTGTATTGTCTTTAGAAGAGAACCTATGTAGGTAGCTTCATTGACCTCTACCTTTATTATCTTGCACCTTAGCACACCTACATGAGCATTAATCTCATCTATACTGCCCTGGAGTTCCATAAAAATATCACTCTTTGAGTACTTTTCCCCTAAGATATTAGTTGTACTGCCTTCATCACCTTTTTTTGTGTATATCTTCATTTTACTTGTCTTCTCCTTCGCTTTTTAAAATATCTGTAAACACCTTCATAATAAGGGCTGTAAACCCCCAAATTACATAATCCTTATACTTATAAAAATATTGATTTAAATTATCAGTTGTGAATTTATAGTCTCTTCCTCCTCTTATCATATGAAAAGGAAAGTTTTCATCCAAATGAGGGCCTACCTTCATGGTATAACACTCTGGTTCGTTCTTTAAGAAAAACTCAAGTGGTACGTAAAATACATGATCCACCTCATCAGTATTATAATTATCAGGGTCTTTGTATAGCTCCGCCACAAAGGGATACATCATATTTCCATAAGGACTTATAAAATAATCCATTTCTCCCAATATGTTAAAATCTTTATCCTCTAAGCCCAACTCTTCTTTTAGTTCTCTGGCTGCTGCCTGTCTATAGTCTTCCCCCTGC is from Clostridium thermarum and encodes:
- a CDS encoding cob(I)yrinic acid a,c-diamide adenosyltransferase, producing the protein MKIYTKKGDEGSTTNILGEKYSKSDIFMELQGSIDEINAHVGVLRCKIIKVEVNEATYIGSLLKTIQYDLYKIGAELSNNFTKAFINEDNLKFLEENIDKMTETMPLLKKFLYYSGVEEAVYCHVVRTVTRRCERVFARLIESRETKEYGACYKYINRLSDFFFTLARYINFVCGVEEEIVLL
- a CDS encoding LPXTG cell wall anchor domain-containing protein; amino-acid sequence: MKSKISNFILAFVFTVTQLLFGYEAIAKAEEGSFSVKVVVNSYDKIITEGISTKSNALEALKEVLEDKGINLTMKSASWGGQYISEIGEVKEKYFNGSDGWLYTVNRKGAYVDIMTGIDGFSLESGDKLILYYGDFNTAIVNHIVCSTTEEGKEVTISLSNTYLDWQTGKPVVNAINGLSKVKIDGTEYSVTGNSVTIPQGLTYGSHILEVSDFQADKVPLIVADNSIVIDFQADSGKPQEEQPIEEEIPTVIKDIDSEFAYVRDYIKDNSEDPWAAITLQKFGLKAGEAFIKENAETILNDGIEYYSNTDLEKLILNLTALGYTPYNFAGKDLVAELLNREIENFLVNDAAFALIVYNYANVQEEYKLSKEKFINHILQKVIVKDGNTGWAFSGDSINPDITGLVLSALAPYNNDNYPSVKEAVSKAVASLSRLQNEKGYLADNFGIFSESQSFAIIGLAAVGENPEGEKFTKAEGDLVSALISFKGTEGQYKHELTGGNNYIATEQALRALYTLQQYKSTGKYDFYASDIKAKELPAYKFEAPGEAKPTLPQTGSPIDSEVLIFLGILLIAMGAIIVNRGKINSTLNNSK
- a CDS encoding NUDIX hydrolase, with the translated sequence MNSKDIINIFKDRKGKSIRRFKKSSVVIPILEKDGETYILFEKRALSLRSQPGDICFPGGKLEQGEDYRQAAARELKEELGLEDKDFNILGEMDYFISPYGNMMYPFVAELYKDPDNYNTDEVDHVFYVPLEFFLKNEPECYTMKVGPHLDENFPFHMIRGGRDYKFTTDNLNQYFYKYKDYVIWGFTALIMKVFTDILKSEGEDK
- a CDS encoding ECF transporter S component; amino-acid sequence: MRKFIMLVSILLMLVLMGLGFIYGSRMRDYSLMIIFAVLLILSFSYLYFEKSNMGTKEIAIIGTLSAFGGAARVPFAALPNVQPTTFFVALSGYVFGPYEGFLVGTTTAFISNIFLGQGPWTPWQMFAWGLIGFISGTIGIKNSHKNKKMSSEGFAMLCFFYGFIFDWIMNLWHVLGFIRPLTLEKILAAYITGLTFDIIHAGGNFVFAIILFENLYKVLYRFKKRVIITYIKE
- a CDS encoding ABC transporter ATP-binding protein — its product is MTYIELRNLDYWYPGEETKSLNNINLKIERGEILFVMGKSGSGKSTMGKAITGAVPQFYGGKIKGEVLVKGKALADMPQMERAKEITMVFQDPERQLMMNRVHREIAFGLENVAVAEGTIERRVWEAMQFSNITDLAQRDIITLSGGQKQRVAITSAIAYLPECIILDEPTSQLDPSAAEEVISLVKKINEELGVTIIVIEQRIDKWFEIADRVVIMDDGAVKFMGSKEEMYEQTQEEFFPEYLKLAKRMELKKAPENFRAMRKLIAAKEFVIKPLEYKEQGNTEECINIRNLSCSYGNIQALKKINLTIKTGDFLGIMGSNGAGKSTLLRTIMGLSPYEGSLKLFHKEVKKLRLKEISKIIGYVSQNPNDYISQDTVYEELKFTLNNYEIKDYSAIDEILERLDIIHLKNKNPRELSGGEKQRLAIASILVTKPKILVLDEPTRGLDYSAKVKLGELLDSLNQNGTTILLVTHDMEFAAKFCREFLLLFNGRIAARGNHQEVMGEGIYFTTSLNRLFRDKAANMFIANQYVEMKE
- a CDS encoding energy-coupling factor transporter transmembrane component T, giving the protein MNNYSKDIHVLTALCFILLMIFIIFATDNPLILLSVFIFCVGIFYETANRTKFKAGLKYFLPFALVSIIINFVFNSNGSIVLFNINNRSFTLEALIYALVFSFKLLLILHVFSIIEIIVDNDAAVSYFSSKLPKATLLLMVSFKLFPTMKKRTASLKEVYSLRGVNYDKKSLKEQIKSYNPILAILLESSMEGAFDIGEAAYVRGFLSGKRTVYERQRFGKKDFILSFHILMLIVTFTIVKLKGVDNFDIYNNFSFGEIINFGVFIICFIVTAFIFTFSLNWNSKEIK